Proteins from one Procambarus clarkii isolate CNS0578487 chromosome 8, FALCON_Pclarkii_2.0, whole genome shotgun sequence genomic window:
- the LOC138361309 gene encoding serine-aspartate repeat-containing protein I-like, which yields MGALTASQPLGEELLDVVGKPTTTTTTIKTNNESEIKAIINNKATINDKATINDKATINNKATINDKATINKATINNKATINKATINNKATINDKVTINKATIYNKATINDKATINNKATINDKATINDKATINDKATINNKATINDKATINNKATINDKVTINDKATINNKATINDKATINNKATINDKATINDKATINDKATINDKATINDKATINNKATINNKATINDKATINDKATINDKATINNKATINDKATINKATINNKATINNKATINDKVTINKATIYNKATINDKATINDKAAINNKATINDKATINNKATINKATIYNKATINDKATINDKVTINNKATINDKVTINNKATINDKVTINNKATINDKITINDKVTINNKATINDKVTINNKATINDKITINNKATINDKVTINNKVTINDKVTINNKATINNKATINNKATINNKATINNKATINNKATINNKATIYN from the exons ATGGGAGCACTCACGGCTTCCCAACCACTCGGTGAAGAGCTCCTTGACGTGGTTGGGAAGCC aacaactacaaccaccacaatcaaAACCAACAATGAATCCGAAATTAAAGCCATAATCAACAACAAAGCCACAATCAACGACAAAGCCACAATCAACGACAAAGCCACAATCAACAACAAAGCCACAATCAACGACAAAGCCACAATCAACAAAGCCACAATCAACAACAAAGCCACAATCAACAAAGCCACAATCAACAACAAAGCCACAATCAACGACAAAGTCACAATCAACAAAGCCACAATCTACAACAAAGCCACAATCAACGACAAAGCCACAATCAACAACAAAGCCACAATCAACGACAAAGCCACAATCAACGACAAAGCCACAATCAACGACAAAGCCACAATCAACAACAAAGCCACAATCAACGACAAAGCCACAATCAACAACAAAGCCACAATCAACGACAAAGTCACAATCAACGACAAAGCCACAATCAACAACAAAGCCACAATCAACGACAAAGCCACAATCAACAACAAAGCCACAATCAACGACAAAGCCACAATCAACGACAAAGCCACAATCAACGACAAAGCCACAATCAACGACAAAGCCACAATCAACGACAAAGCCACAATCAACAACAAAGCCACAATCAACAACAAAGCCACAATCAACGACAAAGCCACAATCAACGACAAAGCCACAATCAACGACAAAGCCACAATCAACAACAAAGCCACAATCAACGACAAAGCCACAATCAACAAAGCCACAATCAACAACAAAGCCACAATCAACAACAAAGCCACAATCAACGACAAAGTCACAATCAACAAAGCCACAATCTACAACAAAGCCACTATCAACGACAAAGCCACAATCAACGACAAAGCCGCAATCAACAACAAAGCCACAATCAACGACAAAGCCACAATCAACAACAAAGCCACAATCAACAAAGCCACAATCTACAACAAAGCCACAATCAACGACAAAGCCACAATCAACGACAAAGTCACAATCAACAACAAAGCCACAATCAACGACAAAGTCACAATCAACAACAAAGCCACAATCAACGACAAAGTCACAATCAACAACAAAGCCACAATCAACGACAAAATCACAATCAACGACAAAGTCACAATCAACAACAAAGCCACAATCAACGACAAAGTCACAATCAACAACAAAGCCACAATCAACGACAAAATCACAATCAACAACAAAGCCACAATCAACGACAAAGTCACAATCAACAACAAAGTCACAATCAACGACAAAGTCACAATCAACAACAAAGCCACAATCAACAACAAAGCCACAATCAACAACAAAGCCACAATCAACAACAAAGCCACAATCAACAACAAAGCCACAATCAACAACAAAGCCACAATCAACAACAAAGCCACAATCTACAACTAA